The following DNA comes from Amycolatopsis albispora.
CCACTTCAGCGGGATGGGCTTCGACCCGGGCCTGCTGTTCGACGACGAACTCGACGCGCTGCTACCCGACTGACCGCAGCGCCGCCTCGAGAATGTCGACCCCCGCGTGGAGGTCGGCCGCCTCTATCGTCAGCGGCGGCGCGATGCGGAAGATCCCGCCCATGCCCGGCAACTGCACGATGTTCATGTGCAGCCCCCGCTCGAGGCAGGCCGCGGTCACCGCGCGGCCCAGCGAGTCGGCGGGCGCCTTGCTCTCCTTGTCCGCCACCAGCTCGACGCCCTGCAGCAGCCCGCGGCCCCGCACGTCACCGACCACCTCGTAGCGGTCCCGCAGGTCGAGCAGCCGCGCGCCGAGTTCCTTGCCCAGCACCTGCGCGCGTTCCACCAGCGAATCCCGCTCCAGCACGTCCAGCACGGTCAGCGCCACCGATGCCGCGAACGGATCGGACACGTGCGTGGTGAAGAACAGGAAACCGCGGTCGTGGCAGGTCTGCTCGATCTCCGGTGAGGTCAGCACCGCGGCCACCGGCAGCCCGGCGCCGAGCGTCTTCGACAACGTGAGCAGATCCGGCACCACACCGTCGCGCTCGAACGCGTACATCGTCCCGGTGCGGCCCAGTCCGGTCTGCGCCTCGTCGAGGATCAGCAGCATTCCCCTTGCCGCGCAATGCTCCTTGAGCCGCGCGAGGTAACCCTCCGGCAGTTCGATGATGCCGCCGGAGGACAGGATCGGCTCGGCGATGCACGCCGCCAGGCTCCCGGCGGACTGCTGGTCGACGAGCCGGAATCCGTAGTCCAGCTCGGTTTCCCAGTCGTACGAGCCGTCGGCGTGCCGGAACGGCGAGCGGTAGGCGTCCGGCGTCGGCAGGGTCAGGTTGCCCGGTACCGGCGGCCCGTAACCGCGGCGGCCCGCGGAGAACGTGGCGCCCGCGGCACCGGAGGTCATGCCGTGCCACGACCGGTCGAAGGCGACGATCTCGTAGTTCCCGGTGTACAGCTTGGCCAGCTTGATGGCGGCCTCGTTGGACTCCGCGCCCGTGCTGAGCAACAGCATCCGGCTCAGCGGCTCCGGCAGCGACGCGGCCAGCCGCCGCGCCAGTTCGACCACCGGGCGGCTCAGCATGCCGGAGTAGAGGTGGCCGAGCGTGGCCGCGGAATCGCTGACCGCGCGGACCACGTCCGGGTGCGAGTGGCCGAGCAGCGCGCTCATCTGGCCCGAGGTGAAGTCCAGGATCGCCCGGCCGTCGCTGTCGTAGACGTACGACCCGGCGGCGCGCTCGATCACGCGCGGCGTGAACGCACCGCCGTACCGGACGAGGTGCTCGGCCGCGTGCTGCCAGAACCGCTGGTCGTCCATCTCCGCTCCCGCCTGCTTGGTTTGGCCTATTAGACTAGGCCATAATGCCTTGGGTCAATCCGTTCGGAGAGGTGCTGGTGGAGCAGAACCTGCAGGTGAGCCGCCAGTCGGATGTGCCCATCTACCGGCAGCTGGTCAGCCAGCTGTCGTTCATGATCGAGAGCGGGGAGCTGGCGCCGGGCCGGACGCTGCCCAGCGCGCGGCTGCTGGCCGACAACCTCCACATCAACCGCAACACGGTCGCCCGCGCCTACGCCGACCTCGGCGAACGCGGCCTCGTCGAGACGCGCGGGCGTGGCGGCACGGTGGTGACCGGCGCCGGTCACGTCCCGGAGCGCGAGCGGGCGCGCGCGATCCTGGCGGAGGCGACCAGGGCGTGCGTCGAACTCGGTGTGCCCGCGGCGGAGATCCAGGCGATGGTGGCGAGCCTGGCCGCGCGTGCCGAGGAGGACAGGCTCAAGGTGTCGTTCGTCGAGTGCAACGCCGACCGCGCGAAGTACTTCGCCGGTGAGCTGGCCGGGCACCTCGGGCTGCCGGTGAAACCGCTGGTGCTCGGCGAGTTCGACCCGGTGCGGGAGCGGGCGGACCTGGTGCTGACCACCTTCTTCCACCTGGCCGAGGTCCGCGCGCGGTGGCGTGGCGCGGAGGTGGTGGCCATCGTGGCCGCGCCGCACGTGCGGACCCTGGTGGAGATCGCCGCCGTGCCGCCGGACCGGACGGTCGGGATCTGGTACTCCACAGAGGACCAGGCCACCGCCATCCGGGATTCGCTGACGCAGTCGGGACTGGCGAACATCAAGGTGCTGCACGGCCTGGCGGACGACGACCTCGACGGCGTGGACCTCGTGGTGATCCCGAGCGAGCTGCCGGAACTGAAGGCCCGGCTCGAAGGTCGGGTCGGCGTCATCGAGTTCGGGAACGTGCTCGATGCCGCGTCGATCCGCATGGTCACCGAAGTGGTCGCGGATCTCCGCGCGGCCAAGCGGGCCCGCGCGGACGCGGACCCGCTGCACTGACCACGCCTACTGGTTGAGCACGAAGGTCGAACCGGGTTCCTTCACGATGTCGCCCTTGGCGGAGTTCGTGATCGTCACGCCGGACAGCGTCGCGCTGCCGCGGGCGCCGCCGTGCACGAGCAGGCCCGCGCCGTTGTTCGACTTGTCGATCCGGACGTTGGTGATCGTCGCGCCGGGCACGGCACCGCCGCCCGCCTTGAACTGGATGCCGTCGTAGGTGGAGTCGTGGATCTCGGTGTCGCGAATGGACACCCCCGGGATGTCGGGCCCCTGCGCGAACAGCGTGATCGCGCCGAACTGCTGCGCCTCGCCCCAGAACACGCCGCCGCAGCGGTGGAGCGCGTTGTTCGCGAGCACGGTCTGCCCGGAGAACGGCAGCGGATCGTGGTCGGTGGCCAGCATGATGCCAGGGTAGTTGGCGGTGTCGGAGATCAGGTTGCTCTCCGCCTTGTTGCCGTAACCCCCGTAGATGGCGATTCCGTTGGCACGCCAGGGGAGCTGGATGGTGTTGTTGACGAAGTGGTTGTCGTGCGCGATGTCCACCGCGGGATTCTTCACGAACTTGTTGGCCCACACCGCGAGCGCGTCGTCACCGGTGGTGCGGAACGAGGAGTTGAACACGCGTGAGTTCCGCGTGCCGTTGGTGAAGTTGATGCCGTCGGCGTAGGTGTTCCGGATGCGCATGCCGCTGAACTCCAGGCCGTCGGCCGGGCCCCACAGCTCCGGGATGTTGTCGTAGTCGCGCCCCACCCAGACCCCGACGTTGGCGTGCTCGATCCACACGTTGGTGATCCGGGTGCCCTGCCCGAAGCGGCCGTTGAGCCCCACCCCGCCCTCGGCGTTCTCCGGCCCGCCGCGGATCCGTCCGGAACCGAAGATGGCGATGTCGGAAATCTGCGTGTTGCCGTCTATGTCGAAGCCGAAGTTGCCTTCGTGCGGGTGGTTGATGCTGCCGACGGCCTTGTGCGGCTCGGTCAGCGTGTACAGCTGCGAGTGCCACATCCCGGCGCCGCGAATGGTCACGTTGCTGATGCCGACCTGGTTGTACTGCCCGCGGTCGAGCGGGTCGTCGGTGAGGATCTTCTTCTCCTGCCGCCACTGCCCGGCCGGGATCCACACGCAGCCGATCGCGCCGTTCTGGTCGGCGGTCACCGCCGCCTGGATGGCCGCGGTGTCGTCGTTCCCGTCGTTGGGCACCGCGCCGTACTCGGTGATCGAGGTGCACCCGGCCGGTTTCGCGCTCGGCGGCGCCACCTGCTCCAGATCGATCAGGTCGATGATGTAGAACGCCGCGGTGTCCCCGGAATCACGCTGCAGCCGGAACTTCGTGCCCGCCGGATAGGTCGACGGCAGCAGCGCGTGTGCCTCGTCGAACAGCCGGCGCGCGTCGGCCTGCGGGGTGTTGGTCAGCGCCTCGGGGCCGTCGGTGTTGCCGTAGAGCCAGCTGTGCTTCGACGAAAGGTTCAGCTTCTGCACGAAGTTGCCGTCGGCGTAGAGGCTGATGGTGGCGTCGATGCCGCCACCGCCGGGTGCGTCCGGAATGGAATTGCGCACCACGATCGAGTTGGTCGAGCTGACCGAGGTGAACTCGACGAACTGCCCCTGGGTGTTCAGCCGGACCGACTTGCGGCCGGAGGACTCGGTGGCGAAGTTGGTGTGCCCGAATGTCCTCAGTGGATCCGCTTCGAGCAGCGTGCCCTGGTAGGTTCCCGCTTCCGCCTCGTACTCGACGTAGGGCACGGCGGCACCGCGGCCGACCACGATCGGCTGCGCGAAACCGTTGTTGGCCTCGTCGGTTTCGGTGACCAGCCCGGTCGCGTCGGCGGTCGCCGTGACCGTGGCGCCGCCAGCGGTCGCCGTCCACGTGCCGCTGGTGGTCACGTTCACCGTGCCACCAGCCGGTATCCGCGGGCTGCTGGTGTCCAAAGTGGTCCCGCCGACGGCGATGCGGGTGACCGTGCCAGCCTCCACCGCGGTGGTGCCGCGGTTGCGGACCGCCGTGGTGAACCGGACCGGGGCGCCCTCGGCCGGGTTCGACGGGTTCGCGGTGACACCGAGCACCTGCAGGTCCGGTCCGGGCGCCTGCGTGACGACCAGCGGTGACGCGGCGCTGAAGGTGTTGTTGCCGTCGTTGCGCTCGGGGACGGTGTTGGCCGGATCGACCACCGCCGCGGCCGGGTAGCTGCCCATCGGGCGCCTGCCCGCGTCCAGCGTGACGGTGGCCGAGGCGCCGGGCTCGAGCGCGCCCACCGGCGCGCTGCCCGCGACCGCGCCGCCGAGGCTGAAGTTGACCGTGGTCGCCGCCGACGCCGCCGTACCGGTGTTGCGCACGGTCGCGGACAGGGTGACCGCGTCCGTTTCGGACGGACTGGCCGGGCTCCAGGTCAGCGCGGACACCACCAGGTCCGGGTTCGGCGCCGGGGTGCCGAACACCTGCAGCTCGCCGATCTGCCCGCCGGGCGCGCCGGTGTTGCCGAAGAAGGCGAGCCGCACGTCGGCGGCCCGGCCGCTGACCGGGATGGTCACCGAGTTCTGGCCGGACGACGGGCTGAACGCGTAGTCGGCGCGGGGCCGGAGCGTGGTGAACCCGGTGCCCGACTGGGCGCGGCCGAGCACCTCGATGGCCTGCGTGCGCGGCCCCCAGACCGGGTCCGGGTTGAGCTTGACCACGATCGACGAAAGCTCGGCGTCGGCACCGAGCTTCGTGGTCAGCGAGGCGGGAAAACCGGCGGACTCCCAGTAGGTGCCGATGTTGCCGTCGGTGGCGTTGGGCGCGACGAACGAGAACACCGAGGACGTCGCTTCGACCGGTTTCCCGGCGGCGAGATCGGTGTCCGCGGCGCGCGCGGTGGCGGGCAGGACGGTGAGCAGGCAGGCGGCGGCGAGGCCGCCTGCCAGGCGCTTCCGGTGCATGGGGACCTCTGTTCGGTGGGGTGAGCAGAGCCTGGGCCGCCCCGTCCACCGGGAGGCATCCCGGCAAATTTCATGATCTTGTCTTGTTCTTGCGAGGCAGCGATTAAATATTTCAGCACGATGACGGTTTAGTCAACGGCGGATTGCCCGGAGGTTCACGCGGTGAAGCGCGCCGCCTCGGTGTCGATGAGGTGCTGGGCGCGCTCCAGGGTGTGCGAGCTGTAGGTGCCGCCGGCCCGTGCGTCGAGCAGGGCGTTCTGCATCGCGTCGATGAGCAGGCGCTGCAACTCCCGGCGTTGCTGGAGCGGGCTGTCCGGGTCGTCGCGCTCGGTGAGCAGCTTGTCGATCATCTCGGCGGTGGCGACGGTCCGCCGGCGGGACTTGCCGAGGATCGCCTCGTCGAACGGCTTGCCGTTCTCCCGGCGCAGCGCCGGGTTCTCGACCAGCGCCTGCGCGGCGGTGTGGATCTCGGTGGCCAGCCGGGCGAGCTCACGGCGTTCGTGCTCGGCGTCGGTGCCCTGGATCCCGAGCAGCTTGATCAGCGCGGGCAGCGTGCCGCCCTGCACGACCAGGGTGACGATCGCGACGGTGAACGCGATCAGCACCAGTTCGGCCCGGTGCGGCACGTCGGTGGGCAGCGACTGCGCGGCGGCGACGGTGACCACGCCGCGCATCCCGGACCACGCGAGCACCCCGCCACCGCGCCACCCGAGCCCTTCGCTGGCGAAGTAGGCGGCGTCGGCGTGGCGTCGCCGGAGGACGCGGGTCACCGCGCTGTACCGCTTCCGCGTGCCCGGCCGCGGACCGCGCGCGGTCAGCCCGTCCAGCGCCGCCTCGATCCGGTCGGTGCGTTCACCCGCGCCGCGCTGCTGCCGGCGCAGGGCCGCGATGAGCGGGACGACAAAGACCGCGCGCAGCACGATCAGCGTGAGCGTGGCCAGCAGCCCGATGCCGACGGCGCTCCACACGCCTTCCCCGGAGTTGCGCACGTCCGCGACCACGGCGGTGATCTCGAAGCCCATGAGCAGGAAAACGCCGTTCTCCAGCAGCAGCTGGATGGTCCGCCAGTTGGTGCGCTCGGAGATCCGGTCGTGCGCGGTGAACCGCTTCGCGCTCTGGTGCCCGGTGATCAACCCGGCCGCCACCACCGCGATCACCCCGGACGCGTGGGCTTCCTCGGCCGGGATGAACGCCAGGAACGGGACCACGAAGGAAATCGCGGTGGTGAGCACCGGCTGGTTCCGGATCCGCGAACGCGCCCACACCGACACCACGCCGATGACCGCGCCGACCGCGATGCCGACGACCACCGCGTAGGCGAAGTCGCCGAGCGCCCCCCAGAACGAGACCGTGCCCGCGATCGCGGCGACGGCGGTGCGCAGCAGCACCAGCGCGGTCGCGTCGTTGACCAGCCCCTCGCCTTCGAGAATGGTGACGAGCCGCGGCGGCAGGCCGAGGCGCTTGCCGATCGAGGTGGCCGCGACCGCGTCCGGCGGGCTGATCACCGCGCCGAGCGCGACCGCGGTGGCGAAGCCGAGCTCGGGGATCAGCCACCAGATCAGCAGCCCGGTGCCGAACGCGGACACCACCACCAGCACCACCGACAGCGCGCCGATCGGGCGCAGGTCGCGGCGGAAGTCCACCACCGGCATGTTCACCGCGGCCGCGTAGAGGATCGGTGGCAGCACCACCACCAGGATCAGGTCCGGTTCGACGAACAGCTCCGGCGCGCCCGGCAGCCTGCTGCACGCCATGCCGACCAGCACCAGCAGCACTGGCGCGGCGACCTTCAGCTTCGGTGCCGCGTACGACACCACCACGATGAGCAGCACCGCCACCACCGCGAGCAACGCCAGTTCCCGCATGTCCGGCTCGCTTTCCACGTCCCGACCTGACGCCGGGGAGTTTGCCGGACGACGGCGGGAACGGGCCGCGTTTACTCGATGGTGGGACAGTCGCGCCGGTGCTAGCCTGCGGTGCCCGAGCCGGAAGGGAGGCGGTACCCGTGGACCTGAACCTCGTCCTGCGTTTCCGCGCTCCCAGGGGGTTCGCCGCCTGAGCGGAAACGACGCTTCGTTTCCGAAGGTGGATACTTCTTGCACGCCCCTGCGCTGGATCGCTCGTTCTGGAAGTTGTTCGCCGCGTCGGCCACGGCCACCTGTGCCGACGGCGTGGTGAAGGTTTCGCTGCCCCTGCTCGCCGCTTCGCTGACCACCAGCCCAGTGCTCATCTCCGGGCTGACCGCGTTCGCCTTCCTGCCGTGGCTGCTGTTCGGCCTGCCCGGCGGGGCGCTGGCCGACCGGGTGGACCGGCGCCGGGCGATGTCCGTGGTCAACGTCGTCCGGG
Coding sequences within:
- a CDS encoding GntR family transcriptional regulator yields the protein MPWVNPFGEVLVEQNLQVSRQSDVPIYRQLVSQLSFMIESGELAPGRTLPSARLLADNLHINRNTVARAYADLGERGLVETRGRGGTVVTGAGHVPERERARAILAEATRACVELGVPAAEIQAMVASLAARAEEDRLKVSFVECNADRAKYFAGELAGHLGLPVKPLVLGEFDPVRERADLVLTTFFHLAEVRARWRGAEVVAIVAAPHVRTLVEIAAVPPDRTVGIWYSTEDQATAIRDSLTQSGLANIKVLHGLADDDLDGVDLVVIPSELPELKARLEGRVGVIEFGNVLDAASIRMVTEVVADLRAAKRARADADPLH
- a CDS encoding CARDB domain-containing protein: MHRKRLAGGLAAACLLTVLPATARAADTDLAAGKPVEATSSVFSFVAPNATDGNIGTYWESAGFPASLTTKLGADAELSSIVVKLNPDPVWGPRTQAIEVLGRAQSGTGFTTLRPRADYAFSPSSGQNSVTIPVSGRAADVRLAFFGNTGAPGGQIGELQVFGTPAPNPDLVVSALTWSPASPSETDAVTLSATVRNTGTAASAATTVNFSLGGAVAGSAPVGALEPGASATVTLDAGRRPMGSYPAAAVVDPANTVPERNDGNNTFSAASPLVVTQAPGPDLQVLGVTANPSNPAEGAPVRFTTAVRNRGTTAVEAGTVTRIAVGGTTLDTSSPRIPAGGTVNVTTSGTWTATAGGATVTATADATGLVTETDEANNGFAQPIVVGRGAAVPYVEYEAEAGTYQGTLLEADPLRTFGHTNFATESSGRKSVRLNTQGQFVEFTSVSSTNSIVVRNSIPDAPGGGGIDATISLYADGNFVQKLNLSSKHSWLYGNTDGPEALTNTPQADARRLFDEAHALLPSTYPAGTKFRLQRDSGDTAAFYIIDLIDLEQVAPPSAKPAGCTSITEYGAVPNDGNDDTAAIQAAVTADQNGAIGCVWIPAGQWRQEKKILTDDPLDRGQYNQVGISNVTIRGAGMWHSQLYTLTEPHKAVGSINHPHEGNFGFDIDGNTQISDIAIFGSGRIRGGPENAEGGVGLNGRFGQGTRITNVWIEHANVGVWVGRDYDNIPELWGPADGLEFSGMRIRNTYADGINFTNGTRNSRVFNSSFRTTGDDALAVWANKFVKNPAVDIAHDNHFVNNTIQLPWRANGIAIYGGYGNKAESNLISDTANYPGIMLATDHDPLPFSGQTVLANNALHRCGGVFWGEAQQFGAITLFAQGPDIPGVSIRDTEIHDSTYDGIQFKAGGGAVPGATITNVRIDKSNNGAGLLVHGGARGSATLSGVTITNSAKGDIVKEPGSTFVLNQ
- a CDS encoding aspartate aminotransferase family protein; the protein is MDDQRFWQHAAEHLVRYGGAFTPRVIERAAGSYVYDSDGRAILDFTSGQMSALLGHSHPDVVRAVSDSAATLGHLYSGMLSRPVVELARRLAASLPEPLSRMLLLSTGAESNEAAIKLAKLYTGNYEIVAFDRSWHGMTSGAAGATFSAGRRGYGPPVPGNLTLPTPDAYRSPFRHADGSYDWETELDYGFRLVDQQSAGSLAACIAEPILSSGGIIELPEGYLARLKEHCAARGMLLILDEAQTGLGRTGTMYAFERDGVVPDLLTLSKTLGAGLPVAAVLTSPEIEQTCHDRGFLFFTTHVSDPFAASVALTVLDVLERDSLVERAQVLGKELGARLLDLRDRYEVVGDVRGRGLLQGVELVADKESKAPADSLGRAVTAACLERGLHMNIVQLPGMGGIFRIAPPLTIEAADLHAGVDILEAALRSVG
- a CDS encoding cation:proton antiporter, which codes for MESEPDMRELALLAVVAVLLIVVVSYAAPKLKVAAPVLLVLVGMACSRLPGAPELFVEPDLILVVVLPPILYAAAVNMPVVDFRRDLRPIGALSVVLVVVSAFGTGLLIWWLIPELGFATAVALGAVISPPDAVAATSIGKRLGLPPRLVTILEGEGLVNDATALVLLRTAVAAIAGTVSFWGALGDFAYAVVVGIAVGAVIGVVSVWARSRIRNQPVLTTAISFVVPFLAFIPAEEAHASGVIAVVAAGLITGHQSAKRFTAHDRISERTNWRTIQLLLENGVFLLMGFEITAVVADVRNSGEGVWSAVGIGLLATLTLIVLRAVFVVPLIAALRRQQRGAGERTDRIEAALDGLTARGPRPGTRKRYSAVTRVLRRRHADAAYFASEGLGWRGGGVLAWSGMRGVVTVAAAQSLPTDVPHRAELVLIAFTVAIVTLVVQGGTLPALIKLLGIQGTDAEHERRELARLATEIHTAAQALVENPALRRENGKPFDEAILGKSRRRTVATAEMIDKLLTERDDPDSPLQQRRELQRLLIDAMQNALLDARAGGTYSSHTLERAQHLIDTEAARFTA